In Moorella sp. Hama-1, a single genomic region encodes these proteins:
- the panB gene encoding 3-methyl-2-oxobutanoate hydroxymethyltransferase: protein MAQHAKITLPQLQAMKERGAKITMVTAYDYPSALLADRAGVEMILVGDSLGMVVLGYQSTVPVTMADMIHHTRAVMRANPAALVVADLPFLSYQVSVPEAVANAGRLIKEGGADAVKLEGGQAVVPAVQAIVAAGIPVMGHLGLTPQSAVQLGGFRVQGRDEAVAAKISADAAALVAAGAFSLVLECVPAELARRITAELPVPVIGIGAGPGCDGQVLVYHDLLGLFDRFRPKFVKQYARLGEATVAALEQYRDEVRQGRFPGEEQSFK, encoded by the coding sequence GTGGCACAGCACGCCAAAATTACCCTGCCCCAGTTGCAAGCTATGAAGGAGCGGGGTGCAAAAATCACCATGGTTACGGCCTATGACTACCCCTCGGCTTTACTAGCCGACCGGGCCGGTGTAGAGATGATCCTGGTCGGGGATTCCCTGGGGATGGTGGTCCTGGGCTACCAGAGCACAGTGCCCGTGACCATGGCTGATATGATCCACCATACCCGGGCGGTCATGCGGGCCAACCCTGCCGCCCTGGTGGTAGCCGATTTACCCTTTCTCTCCTATCAGGTCAGCGTCCCCGAGGCCGTGGCTAACGCCGGACGGTTGATCAAAGAGGGTGGCGCCGATGCCGTCAAGCTGGAGGGCGGCCAGGCGGTAGTACCAGCGGTGCAGGCCATTGTGGCCGCCGGTATCCCGGTAATGGGCCATTTGGGTTTAACACCCCAGTCGGCGGTGCAACTGGGCGGTTTCCGAGTCCAGGGCCGGGATGAGGCCGTGGCCGCAAAGATAAGCGCCGACGCGGCCGCCCTGGTAGCAGCGGGTGCTTTTTCCCTGGTCCTGGAGTGTGTCCCGGCGGAACTGGCCCGCCGGATAACGGCCGAATTGCCGGTGCCGGTTATTGGTATTGGCGCCGGGCCGGGATGCGACGGCCAGGTCCTGGTTTACCACGACCTCCTGGGCCTCTTTGATCGTTTCCGGCCCAAATTCGTCAAACAGTATGCCCGCCTGGGCGAGGCGACCGTCGCCGCCCTGGAGCAGTACCGGGACGAAGTCCGCCAGGGCCGGTTCCCGGGCGAGGAACAAAGTTTTAAGTAG
- a CDS encoding CvpA family protein → MLNYLDLILLLILARGAWQGYHRGLVNLLTGWISYLVAGLIALLYARPLAEILNQAWHLTGRWSRVLAAHLPLPAAVLEQPVSSLAVRQAESYLRGLPVPGPVQQNLVGALDRASGGTIGQALAGQLVFLGMELLLLVVVFYTSLFLLHRLTRRFSPGLHSKTALGVADRGLGLALGLLGPIFWLALIVGTLRPLLAIPAMATAPGFLPLARQLYNSGVAGVLGDFYDWLAGLLHTLI, encoded by the coding sequence TTGTTGAACTACCTGGACCTGATCCTGCTTTTAATCCTCGCCCGGGGGGCCTGGCAGGGTTACCACCGGGGCCTGGTCAACCTGCTGACGGGGTGGATCAGTTATCTGGTGGCGGGACTCATAGCCCTCCTCTATGCCCGCCCCCTGGCCGAGATTCTGAACCAGGCCTGGCACCTGACCGGCCGCTGGAGCCGGGTCCTGGCGGCCCACCTGCCCCTACCGGCAGCGGTCCTGGAGCAGCCGGTGAGCAGCCTGGCCGTCAGGCAGGCGGAGAGTTATTTAAGGGGCCTACCTGTGCCGGGACCGGTCCAGCAAAACCTGGTTGGGGCCCTGGACCGGGCCTCCGGGGGAACCATCGGCCAGGCCCTGGCCGGGCAGCTGGTTTTCCTGGGGATGGAACTGCTGCTCCTGGTAGTCGTCTTTTACACCAGCCTCTTTCTCCTGCACCGCCTGACCCGGCGCTTTTCCCCTGGCCTGCATAGCAAGACGGCCCTGGGGGTGGCCGACCGGGGCCTGGGCCTGGCCCTGGGGCTTCTGGGCCCTATCTTCTGGCTGGCTCTGATTGTAGGCACCCTGCGCCCCCTGTTGGCCATCCCGGCCATGGCCACGGCCCCGGGTTTTTTACCCTTGGCCAGGCAACTTTACAACTCCGGCGTGGCCGGGGTGCTGGGCGATTTTTATGATTGGCTGGCCGGTTTGTTGCATACCCTAATTTAG